A stretch of Streptomyces vietnamensis DNA encodes these proteins:
- a CDS encoding DUF881 domain-containing protein — MSQQPPVRSTGSPPPRPDASMSLLNNVIDHALDDGYAEATARRAAEGGGLPRNLRAKLGVAAGLLLAAVVVTVGAAEARISAPVVAKERQDLIDRIEKETSTADRLEADVERIRTEVGERQRQALQQHGGDQAELVALLSGATPVHGPGVRLVVDDAKGTDTGGGGPRESSGFSDTGRVRDRDMQRVVNGLWESGAEAVAINGQRLTSLSAIRAAGDAILVDNKPLVPPYTVLAIGDGQRLSTAFQDSADGQYLHVLVENFGIRSRISVEGDVRLPAAPSLTVRTAEPRGAGVATPSGRATADTGKGTS; from the coding sequence ATGTCGCAGCAGCCCCCCGTTCGGAGCACCGGATCACCGCCGCCGCGTCCGGACGCCTCCATGTCGCTGCTGAACAACGTGATCGACCACGCGCTCGATGACGGCTACGCCGAGGCGACTGCCCGGCGCGCGGCCGAGGGCGGTGGGCTGCCCCGTAACCTGCGGGCCAAGCTGGGTGTCGCCGCGGGTCTTCTGCTCGCGGCCGTCGTGGTGACCGTCGGTGCGGCCGAGGCGCGGATCTCCGCGCCGGTCGTCGCCAAGGAGCGGCAGGACCTGATCGACCGGATCGAGAAGGAGACGTCGACCGCCGACCGGCTGGAGGCGGACGTCGAGCGGATCCGGACCGAGGTCGGGGAGCGCCAGCGGCAGGCCCTGCAGCAGCACGGCGGCGACCAGGCCGAGCTCGTGGCCCTGCTGTCGGGCGCCACGCCCGTGCACGGTCCCGGGGTGAGGCTCGTCGTCGACGACGCCAAGGGCACCGACACCGGGGGCGGCGGACCGCGGGAGAGCAGTGGCTTCTCCGACACCGGCCGGGTCCGCGACCGGGACATGCAGCGGGTGGTCAACGGGCTGTGGGAGTCGGGTGCCGAGGCCGTCGCGATCAACGGCCAGCGGCTGACGTCGCTGTCCGCGATCCGGGCCGCAGGTGACGCCATACTGGTCGACAACAAGCCGCTGGTGCCGCCGTACACCGTCCTCGCGATCGGGGACGGACAGCGGCTGAGCACCGCGTTCCAGGACAGCGCCGACGGGCAGTACCTGCACGTGCTGGTGGAGAACTTCGGGATCAGGAGCAGGATCTCGGTCGAGGGCGACGTACGCCTGCCGGCCGCGCCGAGCCTGACCGTACGTACCGCAGAGCCGAGGGGGGCCGGGGTGGCGACGCCCTCCGGTCGGGCCACGGCCGACACAGGGAAGGGCACATCGTGA
- a CDS encoding MerR family transcriptional regulator, producing MLRTPTGGAGSGTATAGDRLVSIGTVLNQLRDEFPEVTISKIRFLEAEGLVEPRRTASGYRKFSPQDVERLARILRMQRDHYLPLKVIREHLDALERGEQIKLPAPGRRRDLLEGSWEQDEAEVPAAVRLGRAELIAAAEVTETELAEWESYGLIAEAEGGGYDAETVTVARLVADLGRFGLEPRHLRAVKAAADREAGLIEQVVAPLRRHRNPQTRAHAEATAQELAAQSVRLHAALVQTALGIRLQ from the coding sequence ATGCTGCGAACACCGACGGGCGGTGCCGGATCCGGCACCGCCACCGCGGGCGACCGGCTGGTCAGCATCGGCACGGTGCTGAACCAGCTGCGCGACGAATTTCCCGAAGTGACGATCTCCAAGATCCGGTTCCTGGAGGCCGAGGGGCTGGTCGAGCCCCGGCGGACGGCCTCCGGATACCGGAAGTTCAGCCCGCAGGACGTGGAGCGGCTCGCCCGCATCCTGCGGATGCAGCGGGACCACTACCTTCCGCTGAAGGTCATCCGAGAGCACCTCGACGCCCTCGAACGGGGCGAGCAGATCAAGCTCCCGGCGCCCGGACGCCGGCGGGACCTGCTCGAAGGGTCCTGGGAGCAGGACGAGGCGGAGGTGCCGGCCGCCGTGCGGCTGGGGCGGGCCGAGCTGATCGCCGCCGCCGAGGTGACCGAGACCGAGCTCGCCGAGTGGGAGTCGTACGGTCTGATCGCCGAGGCGGAGGGCGGCGGCTACGACGCCGAGACCGTCACCGTCGCCAGGCTCGTCGCGGACCTCGGGCGATTCGGTCTGGAGCCCCGGCACCTGCGGGCCGTCAAGGCGGCCGCCGACCGGGAGGCCGGGCTGATCGAGCAGGTGGTCGCGCCGCTGCGCCGGCACCGTAACCCGCAGACCAGGGCCCATGCGGAGGCCACCGCGCAGGAGCTCGCCGCGCAGTCGGTGCGGCTGCACGCGGCCCTCGTCCAGACCGCGCTGGGGATCCGGCTGCAGTGA
- a CDS encoding CDP-alcohol phosphatidyltransferase family protein, giving the protein MEVQETRVQTDRVLTIPNILSMARLVGVPLFLWLILRPVFGGPNSDGWALLVLMLSGVSDYLDGKLARRWNQISSLGRLLDPAADRLYIVSTLIGLTWREILPLWLTAALFARELMLLVMVGILRRHGYPPPQVNFLGKAATFNLMYAFPLLLLSDGTGWLSSLAEVFGWAFAGWGTTLYWWAGILYVVQVRRLVKADTAAD; this is encoded by the coding sequence GTGGAGGTCCAGGAGACTCGCGTTCAGACCGACCGGGTCCTCACCATCCCCAATATCCTGAGCATGGCTCGCCTCGTGGGTGTGCCGCTCTTCCTGTGGCTGATCCTCCGGCCCGTGTTCGGTGGTCCCAACAGCGATGGCTGGGCCCTGCTCGTGCTGATGCTCAGCGGCGTCAGCGACTATCTCGACGGGAAGCTCGCCCGGCGCTGGAACCAGATCAGCAGCCTCGGCCGGCTGCTCGACCCCGCCGCCGACCGGCTCTACATCGTTTCCACGCTCATCGGGCTGACCTGGCGCGAGATCCTGCCGCTCTGGCTGACCGCCGCTCTTTTCGCCCGCGAGTTGATGTTGCTCGTGATGGTGGGAATCCTCCGCCGGCACGGCTACCCGCCGCCGCAGGTGAACTTCCTCGGGAAAGCTGCGACTTTCAACTTGATGTACGCCTTCCCGCTGCTGCTTCTCAGTGACGGAACCGGCTGGCTTTCGTCACTCGCTGAAGTTTTCGGGTGGGCCTTCGCCGGATGGGGTACAACTCTGTATTGGTGGGCAGGGATCCTCTACGTGGTCCAGGTCCGTCGACTCGTGAAGGCGGATACCGCGGCCGATTGA
- a CDS encoding DUF881 domain-containing protein translates to MSENPQNPERPEDAEKSENPERPGGEQPETPEVVKPGVVKPEVVKPEAVKPEPPKTEMPREDVRVPEVPVVAGPPAVAEPSGRRRLASALWPPRVTRAQLVVALLLFVLGLGLAIQVSSTSENSALRGARQEDLVRILDELDDRTQRLEDEKARLEKQRSELESSSDQAEEARKQTQEKERQLGILAGSVAAEGPGITLTVGDPTGAVESDMLLDAIQELRAAGAEAIQVNGVRVVADSYFTGSGDDMRIDGTKVAAPYVFKVIGKPEDLEPALNIPGGVVQTLEKEQATATVERSAKIVVDALRPAKRPDYAQSSSQ, encoded by the coding sequence ATGAGCGAGAACCCTCAGAACCCCGAGCGGCCCGAGGACGCGGAGAAGTCCGAGAATCCGGAGAGGCCCGGGGGAGAGCAGCCCGAGACCCCCGAGGTCGTGAAGCCCGGGGTCGTGAAGCCCGAAGTGGTGAAGCCCGAGGCCGTGAAGCCCGAGCCCCCGAAGACCGAGATGCCGCGCGAGGACGTCCGGGTGCCCGAGGTGCCCGTCGTGGCCGGGCCGCCAGCCGTCGCCGAGCCGAGTGGGCGGCGGAGGCTCGCCTCCGCCTTGTGGCCGCCGCGGGTGACCCGGGCCCAACTCGTCGTCGCACTGCTGCTGTTCGTCCTCGGTCTTGGCCTGGCCATCCAGGTCTCCTCGACGAGCGAGAACAGCGCGCTGCGCGGGGCCCGTCAGGAGGACCTCGTGCGGATCCTCGACGAACTCGACGACCGCACGCAGCGCCTGGAGGACGAGAAGGCCCGCCTGGAGAAGCAGCGCTCCGAGCTGGAGTCCAGCTCGGACCAGGCCGAGGAGGCGCGCAAGCAGACCCAGGAGAAGGAGCGGCAGCTCGGCATCCTGGCCGGTTCCGTCGCCGCCGAGGGGCCGGGCATCACCCTCACCGTGGGGGACCCCACCGGGGCGGTCGAGTCGGACATGCTGCTCGACGCCATCCAGGAGCTGCGCGCGGCGGGCGCCGAGGCGATCCAGGTCAACGGTGTCCGGGTGGTTGCGGACAGTTATTTCACCGGTAGCGGTGACGACATGCGGATCGATGGAACGAAGGTGGCCGCTCCGTACGTCTTCAAGGTCATCGGCAAGCCGGAAGATCTCGAGCCCGCGCTCAACATCCCCGGCGGTGTCGTGCAGACCCTGGAGAAGGAGCAGGCCACAGCCACGGTGGAGCGGTCGGCGAAGATCGTCGTCGACGCCTTGCGACCCGCGAAGCGGCCTGACTACGCTCAGTCGTCCTCCCAGTGA
- a CDS encoding MerR family transcriptional regulator produces the protein MSSADGTAGSSLGRVSGESGPYPLHGSVGDFGTDTGAGVADAAIGYRGPTACAAAGITYRQLDYWARTGLVEPSVRPAYGSGTQRLYSFRDVVVLKIVKRFLDTGVALQNIRAAVQHLRARGFRDLERMTLMSDGATVYECSSPDEVVDLLQGGQGVFGIAVGVVWRDVEAALSQLHGERVDTGETLIGHNPGDELARRRRDKAV, from the coding sequence ATGAGCAGCGCGGACGGTACGGCAGGGAGCTCGCTCGGACGCGTGTCCGGGGAGAGCGGTCCGTATCCGCTTCACGGCAGTGTGGGCGACTTCGGGACGGACACCGGTGCCGGCGTCGCCGACGCGGCGATCGGCTACCGCGGGCCGACGGCCTGCGCGGCCGCCGGGATCACCTATCGCCAACTGGACTACTGGGCGCGCACCGGACTCGTGGAGCCGAGCGTGCGACCCGCGTACGGGTCGGGGACGCAGCGGCTGTACAGCTTCCGCGACGTCGTCGTACTGAAGATCGTCAAGCGTTTCCTCGACACCGGAGTGGCCCTCCAGAACATCCGGGCCGCGGTGCAGCACCTGCGCGCCCGGGGCTTCCGGGACCTGGAGCGGATGACGCTCATGAGCGACGGGGCCACGGTGTACGAGTGCTCCTCGCCCGACGAGGTCGTCGACCTCCTCCAGGGCGGGCAGGGCGTCTTCGGCATCGCCGTGGGGGTCGTCTGGCGGGACGTCGAGGCCGCGCTCTCGCAGCTCCACGGGGAGCGGGTCGACACCGGCGAGACGCTGATCGGGCACAACCCCGGCGACGAGCTGGCGCGGCGGCGGCGCGACAAGGCGGTCTGA
- a CDS encoding bifunctional nuclease family protein, with protein sequence MNELDVVGVRVEMPSNQPIVLLREVGGDRYLPIWIGPGEATAIAFAQQGMAPPRPLTHDLFKDVLEAVGQELTEVRITDLRDGVFYAELVFASGVEVSARPSDAIALALRTGTPIFGSDGVLDDAGIAIPDEQEDEVEKFREFLDQISPEDFGSSSQ encoded by the coding sequence GTGAACGAGCTCGACGTTGTGGGTGTCCGGGTGGAAATGCCCTCCAACCAGCCGATCGTGCTCCTGCGTGAAGTGGGAGGCGATCGGTACCTCCCCATCTGGATCGGACCGGGGGAGGCGACCGCGATCGCCTTCGCCCAGCAGGGGATGGCCCCGCCGCGGCCGCTGACGCACGACCTGTTCAAGGACGTGCTGGAGGCCGTGGGACAGGAGCTCACCGAGGTCCGCATCACGGATCTGCGTGACGGGGTCTTCTACGCCGAGCTGGTCTTCGCCAGCGGCGTGGAGGTGAGCGCGCGGCCGTCGGACGCGATAGCACTGGCCCTTCGGACCGGGACGCCGATCTTCGGCAGCGACGGTGTGCTGGACGACGCCGGTATCGCGATTCCGGACGAGCAGGAGGACGAGGTGGAGAAGTTCCGCGAGTTCCTCGACCAGATCTCACCGGAGGACTTCGGGAGCAGCAGCCAGTGA
- a CDS encoding mannose-1-phosphate guanyltransferase, with protein sequence MKAVVMAGGEGTRLRPMTSSMPKPLLPVVNRPIMEHVLRLLKRHGLNETVVTVQFLASLVRNYFGDGEELGMELTYANEEKPLGTAGSVKNAEEALKDDAFLVISGDALTDFDLSDLIAFHKEKGALVTVCLTRVPNPLEFGITIVDEEGKVERFLEKPTWGQVFSDTVNTGIYVMEPEVFDYVEADVPVDWSGDVFPQLMKEGKPIFGYVAEGYWEDVGTHESYVKAQADVLEGKVQVDIDGFEISPGVWVAEGAEVHPEAELRGPLYIGDYAKVEAGAEIREHTVIGSNVVVKSGAFLHKAVVHDNVYIGQQSNLRGCVIGKNTDIMRAARIEDGAVIGDECLVGEESIVQGNVRVYPFKTIEAGAFVNTSVIWESRGQAHLFGARGVSGILNVEITPELAVRLAGAYATTLKKGSTVTTARDHSRGARALKRAVISALQASAIDVRDLENVPLPVARQQTARGSAGGIMVRTSPGVPDSVDIMFFDERGADLSQGGQRKLDRVFARQEYRRAFPGEIGDLSFPASVFDSYTGSLLRNVDTTGIAEAGLKVVVDASNGSAGLVLPSLLGRLQVDSLTINPGLDESRPTESAESRRAGLVRLGEIVASARAAFGVRFDPVGERLSLVDERGRIIEDDRALLVLLDLVAAERRSGRVALPVTTTRIAEQVAAYHGTQVEWTTTSPDDLTRVGREESTIFGGDGRGGFIVPEFSSVFDGAAAFVRLIGLVARTQLTLSQIDARIPRAHVLKKDIATPWAVKGLVMRRVVEAAGSRSVDTTDGVRVVEADGRWVMVLPDPAEAVTHLWAEGPDDASAQALLDEWAEVVDSAGR encoded by the coding sequence ATGAAGGCCGTCGTGATGGCCGGTGGCGAAGGAACCCGCCTTCGCCCCATGACCTCGAGCATGCCCAAGCCTCTGCTGCCGGTGGTGAACCGGCCGATCATGGAGCACGTCCTACGACTGCTCAAGAGGCACGGTCTCAACGAGACCGTCGTCACCGTGCAGTTTCTCGCCTCTCTCGTCAGGAACTACTTCGGCGACGGAGAAGAGCTCGGGATGGAGCTCACGTATGCCAACGAGGAAAAGCCACTCGGTACAGCGGGAAGTGTGAAGAACGCCGAGGAAGCGTTGAAGGACGACGCTTTTCTCGTAATCTCGGGGGACGCGCTCACCGATTTCGACCTCTCCGATCTCATCGCCTTCCACAAGGAGAAGGGCGCCCTCGTCACGGTCTGTCTGACCAGGGTGCCCAATCCGCTGGAATTCGGGATCACGATCGTCGACGAAGAGGGCAAGGTCGAGCGCTTCCTCGAGAAACCCACCTGGGGGCAGGTCTTCTCGGACACCGTGAACACGGGCATCTACGTGATGGAGCCCGAGGTCTTCGACTACGTCGAAGCGGATGTTCCGGTCGACTGGTCCGGCGATGTCTTCCCGCAGCTCATGAAGGAGGGCAAGCCGATCTTCGGCTATGTCGCCGAGGGCTACTGGGAGGACGTCGGCACCCACGAGAGCTATGTGAAGGCCCAGGCGGACGTCCTGGAGGGCAAGGTCCAGGTCGACATCGACGGCTTCGAGATCTCGCCCGGGGTGTGGGTCGCCGAAGGTGCCGAGGTCCATCCCGAGGCGGAGCTGCGCGGACCGCTCTACATCGGTGACTACGCCAAGGTCGAGGCCGGCGCCGAGATCCGTGAGCACACCGTCATCGGCTCGAACGTGGTCGTGAAGAGCGGTGCCTTCCTGCACAAGGCGGTCGTCCACGACAACGTCTACATCGGGCAGCAGAGCAATCTGCGGGGCTGCGTGATCGGGAAGAACACCGACATCATGCGGGCCGCCCGGATCGAGGACGGAGCCGTCATCGGGGACGAGTGCCTCGTCGGAGAAGAATCGATCGTGCAGGGGAACGTGCGCGTCTACCCCTTCAAGACGATCGAGGCCGGCGCCTTCGTCAACACCTCGGTCATCTGGGAGTCCCGGGGCCAGGCCCATCTCTTCGGGGCGCGCGGGGTCTCCGGCATCCTGAACGTGGAGATCACCCCCGAGCTGGCCGTACGGCTGGCGGGGGCGTACGCCACGACCCTGAAGAAGGGGTCGACCGTCACCACCGCGCGTGATCACTCCCGGGGTGCCCGGGCGCTGAAGCGGGCAGTGATCTCCGCGCTGCAGGCCAGCGCCATCGACGTACGGGACCTGGAGAACGTACCGCTGCCGGTGGCGCGGCAGCAGACCGCGCGGGGAAGCGCCGGCGGGATCATGGTGCGGACCTCGCCCGGGGTGCCCGACTCCGTGGACATCATGTTCTTCGACGAACGCGGGGCGGACCTCTCGCAGGGCGGGCAGCGGAAGCTCGACCGGGTGTTCGCGCGCCAGGAGTACCGGCGGGCGTTCCCCGGGGAGATCGGCGACCTGTCGTTCCCCGCGAGCGTCTTCGACTCGTACACCGGCTCGCTGCTGCGGAACGTCGACACCACGGGGATCGCCGAGGCGGGGCTGAAGGTCGTCGTGGACGCCTCCAACGGCAGCGCCGGGCTCGTCCTGCCCAGTCTGCTCGGGCGGCTCCAGGTCGACTCGCTGACGATCAACCCCGGGCTCGACGAGTCCCGGCCCACCGAGTCGGCCGAGAGCCGGCGGGCCGGCCTCGTACGGCTCGGGGAGATCGTGGCCTCGGCGCGGGCCGCGTTCGGGGTGCGGTTCGACCCCGTCGGCGAGCGGCTCTCGCTCGTGGACGAGCGGGGGCGGATCATCGAGGACGACCGGGCGCTCCTGGTGCTCCTCGACCTGGTGGCGGCCGAGCGGCGGTCCGGGCGGGTCGCGCTGCCGGTCACCACGACGCGCATCGCCGAGCAGGTCGCCGCGTACCACGGCACCCAGGTCGAGTGGACGACCACCTCGCCCGACGACCTCACCCGGGTGGGACGCGAGGAGTCGACGATCTTCGGTGGCGACGGGCGCGGCGGGTTCATCGTGCCCGAGTTCAGCAGCGTCTTCGACGGGGCCGCCGCCTTCGTGCGGCTGATCGGTCTCGTGGCGCGGACGCAGCTCACGCTGAGCCAGATCGACGCCCGGATCCCGCGGGCGCACGTCCTGAAGAAGGACATCGCGACCCCGTGGGCCGTGAAGGGGCTCGTGATGCGCAGGGTGGTGGAGGCCGCGGGCAGCCGCTCCGTGGACACCACCGACGGAGTCCGGGTGGTCGAGGCCGACGGGCGGTGGGTGATGGTGCTGCCGGACCCCGCCGAGGCCGTCACCCATCTGTGGGCGGAGGGGCCCGACGACGCCTCCGCCCAGGCCCTGCTCGACGAGTGGGCCGAGGTGGTCGACAGCGCAGGTCGCTGA
- a CDS encoding small basic family protein, which translates to MIAVLGLIVGVVVGLLVRPEVPAVVEPYLPIAVVAALDAVFGGLRAMLDGIFVDKVFVVSFLSNVVVAALIVFLGDKLGVGAQLSTGVVVVLGIRIFSNAAAIRRHVFRA; encoded by the coding sequence GTGATCGCCGTACTGGGCCTGATCGTCGGAGTCGTGGTCGGACTGTTGGTCCGCCCCGAGGTTCCGGCGGTGGTCGAGCCCTATCTTCCGATCGCCGTGGTCGCCGCCCTCGACGCGGTCTTCGGCGGCCTGCGGGCCATGCTCGACGGGATCTTCGTCGACAAGGTCTTCGTGGTCTCGTTCCTCTCCAACGTGGTCGTGGCCGCGCTGATCGTCTTCCTCGGCGACAAGCTGGGCGTCGGAGCGCAGCTGTCGACCGGTGTGGTCGTCGTGCTCGGCATCCGTATCTTCTCCAACGCGGCCGCCATCCGGCGTCACGTCTTCCGGGCGTGA
- a CDS encoding FHA domain-containing protein: MSGGYGRCEGVRVGRCEGSRFVLPHGRVCFGQGESPVSFFAKLFGKSGREDGGNAKHRASRHAQSEEQGAERPLFRDEVDGRGGDIPGAQGASSVDPAGAARIGFGEPSTSSTGGGFTPDPYATQTSAGQPRQEDASMPVCTRCGHRNAADSRFCSHCGTPLRGGIAPERASETTSTISISGLEAYDAEVTGQTALPSLSPEALAAVEALPSGSALLVVRRGPNSGSRFLLDADLTTAGRHPQSDIFLDDFTVSRRHVEFRRAQDGSFTVADVGSLNGTYVNREPIDSVVLSNGDEVQIGKYRLVFYSSQRGV; this comes from the coding sequence CTGTCCGGAGGATACGGACGTTGTGAAGGTGTCCGGGTCGGCAGGTGTGAAGGATCTCGGTTCGTCCTGCCCCACGGGCGGGTCTGTTTCGGTCAAGGGGAATCGCCCGTGAGTTTTTTTGCGAAGTTGTTCGGCAAGAGCGGACGTGAGGACGGCGGCAACGCCAAGCACCGCGCGTCGCGCCACGCCCAGAGCGAGGAGCAGGGTGCCGAGCGCCCGCTGTTCCGTGACGAGGTCGACGGCCGGGGCGGTGACATTCCGGGCGCCCAGGGCGCGTCGTCTGTTGACCCTGCCGGTGCCGCCCGCATAGGTTTCGGAGAACCATCAACCTCAAGTACGGGTGGAGGGTTTACGCCCGACCCGTACGCGACACAGACCTCCGCGGGGCAGCCGCGGCAGGAGGATGCGTCCATGCCGGTGTGTACGAGGTGCGGTCACCGCAACGCGGCCGACAGCCGGTTCTGCTCTCACTGCGGCACGCCGCTGCGGGGCGGGATCGCTCCCGAGCGCGCGTCGGAGACGACGTCGACGATCTCCATCTCGGGGCTCGAGGCGTACGACGCGGAGGTCACCGGCCAGACCGCGCTTCCGTCGCTGTCGCCCGAGGCGCTCGCCGCCGTGGAGGCGCTGCCTTCGGGTTCCGCGCTCCTCGTGGTGCGTCGGGGTCCGAACTCGGGCAGCCGGTTCCTGCTCGACGCCGATCTGACGACGGCCGGCCGTCACCCGCAGAGCGACATCTTCCTGGACGACTTCACGGTCTCCCGGCGGCATGTCGAGTTCCGGCGGGCGCAGGACGGCAGCTTCACCGTCGCCGACGTCGGCAGCCTCAACGGCACGTACGTCAACCGTGAGCCGATCGACTCGGTCGTCCTGTCCAACGGCGACGAGGTGCAGATCGGCAAGTACCGGCTGGTCTTCTACTCGAGCCAGCGAGGCGTGTGA